In one window of Flavobacterium ginsengisoli DNA:
- a CDS encoding PLP-dependent cysteine synthase family protein, translating into MKEEITAYNNVLELIGNTPLIKLNKITEELEGNFYAKVEAFNPGHSSKDRIALYIIEEAERKGILSPGDTIIETTSGNTGFSLAMVSIIKGYNCILAVSSKSSKDKIDMLRSLGAKVYVCPAHVSADDERSYYNVAKRLHEETKGSVYINQYFNQLNIDAHYNTTGPEIWEQTKGQITHLVACSGTGGTISGTAKFLKEKNPNIRILGVDAFGSVLKKYHETKEFDSKEIYPYRIEGLGKNLIPSATDFDIIDKFMKVTDEESAHSAREITRKEGLFVGYTSGAVMQAIKQYAEEGEFTKDSNIIAIFPDHGSRYMSKVFSDDWMNEQGFFDSVNEEEAQKIEFVK; encoded by the coding sequence ATGAAAGAAGAAATAACTGCTTATAATAATGTTTTAGAATTAATAGGAAACACCCCTCTTATTAAGCTAAATAAAATTACCGAAGAGTTAGAAGGAAATTTCTACGCAAAGGTAGAAGCTTTCAACCCAGGTCATTCCTCAAAAGATAGAATAGCACTATATATTATTGAAGAAGCCGAAAGAAAAGGAATTCTATCTCCAGGAGATACCATTATCGAAACAACATCTGGTAATACAGGATTTAGTTTAGCAATGGTAAGCATTATTAAAGGTTACAATTGTATTTTGGCTGTGAGCTCAAAATCATCTAAAGATAAAATTGACATGTTGAGAAGTTTAGGCGCCAAAGTGTATGTGTGTCCGGCTCACGTTTCAGCAGATGATGAAAGATCTTATTATAATGTAGCAAAACGTTTGCATGAAGAGACAAAAGGCTCAGTCTACATTAATCAATATTTCAACCAGTTAAATATTGATGCTCACTACAACACTACAGGTCCAGAGATTTGGGAACAAACAAAAGGACAAATTACGCACTTAGTTGCTTGCAGCGGAACAGGAGGAACTATCTCTGGAACTGCAAAATTCTTAAAAGAAAAAAATCCAAATATTAGAATCTTAGGAGTTGATGCTTTTGGATCTGTATTGAAAAAATACCATGAGACAAAAGAATTCGATAGCAAAGAAATTTATCCTTATCGTATAGAAGGTCTTGGTAAAAACTTAATCCCTTCTGCTACAGATTTTGATATTATTGATAAATTCATGAAAGTAACCGACGAAGAAAGTGCTCACTCAGCGAGAGAAATCACTAGAAAAGAAGGTTTATTTGTTGGATATACTTCTGGAGCAGTAATGCAAGCTATTAAACAATATGCAGAAGAAGGCGAATTTACAAAAGACAGTAATATTATTGCTATTTTCCCAGATCATGGTTCTCGTTACATGAGTAAAGTATTCAGCGATGACTGGATGAACGAGCAAGGTTTCTTTGATAGTGTTAATGAAGAAGAAGCACAAAAAATTGAATTCGTAAAGTAA